The Leptolyngbyaceae cyanobacterium genome window below encodes:
- a CDS encoding aldo/keto reductase has product MKLPESSRSQFTPDLNICRILNGMWQVSGAHGRIDSKVAISTMFKYMDAGYTTWDLADHYGPAEDFIGEFKRQLVATRGKEALSNLQAFTKWVPRPMKMTRKLVEDNINISLKRMDVDSLDLLQFHWWEYRDKSYLDALQYMAELQREGKIKHLALTNFDTENLQIITNAGIKIVSNQVQFSLVDRRPEISMIPFCQKHDIKLLAYGTLCGGLLSEKYLGSPEPRGGELSTVSLRKYKNMVDAWGGWSLFQELLNVLKQIADKYGVTISNVAVRYILDKPTVAGGIVGARLSISEHIDDNAKVFDFSLDEEDNKLIDAVTDKSRNLYQLIGDCGDEYRR; this is encoded by the coding sequence ATGAAACTTCCCGAATCAAGCCGATCGCAATTTACTCCTGACTTAAATATCTGTCGCATTTTAAATGGAATGTGGCAAGTGTCTGGTGCTCACGGACGCATTGACTCGAAAGTAGCTATTTCTACTATGTTTAAATACATGGATGCAGGCTACACCACTTGGGATTTAGCCGACCATTATGGGCCAGCAGAAGATTTTATCGGTGAGTTCAAGCGTCAATTAGTTGCTACCCGTGGTAAGGAAGCTTTATCTAATTTGCAAGCTTTTACTAAATGGGTGCCTCGTCCGATGAAAATGACTCGCAAGTTAGTGGAAGATAACATTAATATTTCCCTCAAAAGGATGGATGTTGATTCTTTAGACTTGCTACAGTTTCACTGGTGGGAATATCGGGATAAAAGTTATCTGGATGCGCTGCAATATATGGCAGAACTCCAGAGAGAGGGAAAAATTAAACATCTTGCCCTAACTAATTTTGATACAGAAAATTTGCAAATTATTACCAATGCAGGAATCAAGATAGTATCCAATCAAGTGCAGTTTTCTTTAGTTGATCGGCGTCCGGAAATTAGTATGATTCCATTTTGCCAAAAGCATGATATTAAACTATTGGCTTACGGCACTCTTTGCGGTGGTTTGTTATCAGAAAAGTATTTGGGTAGTCCAGAACCGCGAGGAGGCGAACTTTCCACTGTTAGCTTGCGGAAATATAAAAATATGGTGGATGCTTGGGGAGGATGGAGTTTATTTCAAGAATTGCTGAATGTTCTTAAGCAAATTGCCGATAAATATGGAGTGACTATTTCCAATGTGGCAGTGCGATATATTCTGGATAAGCCAACTGTAGCAGGTGGAATTGTGGGTGCTAGATTAAGCATTTCCGAACATATCGACGATAACGCAAAAGTGTTTGATTTCAGTCTTGATGAAGAAGATAACAAACTAATTGATGCAGTTACCGATAAATCGCGGAATTTGTATCAATTAATCGGTGATTGTGGGGATGAATATCGCCGATAA
- a CDS encoding response regulator — MRILLVEDDPAMAAVVTEFLTKLHYVLDIANDGQEGWEFVEAYTYDLILLDVMLPKMDGMTLCRRIRSHGYRMPVLLLTARQTSTDKVMGLDVGADDYVVKPFDLKELGARIRALLRRGNSALSPVLQWGKLHLDPSTCEVTYDNKTIPLSPKEYSLLELFLRNSRRIFNRSAILDHLWSWENPPGEDTVKAHIKGLRQKFKSVGAPSDFIETVYGMGYRLKPLSNEEQEQNMPQIIAAGLADDVTSWLQQRLNLPIQIASNNERTLDELERGNWSLLLLDRSAISPTVTKVLEEAYARLKQEKQTIVYCLERSLGEKLPKKLVGYVLFHPLDREELANIAAEILGLSLEPLVKQPAEQYRERKKTIQSEIAQLPASDTFSASFSMPENQRATEIASLQSAVTGLWEKFKDKIIARLVALEQASAALLIGNLPEELRQEAIREAHKLAGSLGTFGFAEGSSIAREVEELLQIESLRTDNLDGKKLTDEVVDSRFSPAHYSIAVRLHNLVVELHQHLENASGEKIPVANSVARQPVLFANQQPRLLIVEEDIELAQRLVMEAAAWGIHADRVKDLVAAKNTIQNAHPDLVLLDLCFSDSFQDGLALLKELSRESLPVPAIVLTSRDSLTDRVEVARLGGCAFLRKPIQPTQIMEAVNQVLEQSRRKDLKVMAVDDDPQILTSLETLLQPWGLKLITINDSRMLWDTLEATAPDLLVLDVDMPHINGIELCQVIRNDPKWNSLPVLFLSGRRDADTIERVYGVGADDYLHKPIAGEELVTRIFNRLQRIQVLRSIAETDILTGIANRLKSTKDVERLLKLANRHRQQFCFAVLILDSVGEADLLEYKILQRFGKLLMHHFRAEDVVARWGLTEFVVGMYGITKEVAIERLTQLIPILHKEPVVRPLGEKSKWPIAFSAGVVQYPDDGADLLALYQNAHQALTRAKTSGGDRIGQYSSF, encoded by the coding sequence ATGAGAATTTTGTTAGTGGAAGACGATCCGGCAATGGCAGCCGTTGTCACGGAGTTTCTGACTAAATTACATTACGTGCTAGATATTGCCAACGATGGTCAGGAGGGATGGGAATTTGTAGAAGCTTATACCTACGACCTAATTCTCCTAGATGTCATGTTGCCCAAAATGGATGGTATGACTCTTTGCCGCCGCATTCGATCGCATGGCTACCGGATGCCGGTACTGCTTTTAACCGCTCGTCAAACTAGTACGGACAAAGTAATGGGCTTGGATGTAGGAGCCGACGATTATGTAGTAAAACCCTTTGACTTAAAAGAATTGGGAGCGCGGATTCGGGCGTTGCTGCGGCGGGGAAATTCAGCCCTTTCCCCAGTATTGCAATGGGGAAAACTGCATCTCGATCCCAGTACTTGTGAAGTAACTTATGACAATAAGACGATCCCGCTTAGTCCGAAAGAGTATTCTTTATTAGAGCTTTTCTTACGTAATAGCCGTCGCATATTTAACAGAAGCGCTATCTTAGATCACTTATGGTCGTGGGAAAATCCCCCTGGCGAAGATACGGTGAAAGCTCACATTAAAGGCTTGCGGCAAAAATTTAAATCTGTGGGGGCACCTTCTGATTTTATCGAAACAGTATACGGGATGGGTTATCGCCTCAAACCCTTATCTAATGAAGAACAGGAACAAAATATGCCCCAAATTATTGCGGCTGGATTAGCCGATGATGTGACATCTTGGTTACAGCAGCGATTAAATTTACCCATTCAAATAGCCAGTAATAATGAAAGAACTCTCGATGAATTAGAGCGAGGCAATTGGTCATTATTACTACTCGATCGAAGCGCGATTAGTCCGACGGTCACCAAAGTGCTGGAAGAAGCTTACGCACGTCTCAAACAAGAAAAACAAACAATAGTTTACTGTTTGGAGCGAAGTTTAGGGGAAAAATTGCCCAAAAAACTAGTCGGTTACGTTCTATTTCACCCCTTGGATCGGGAAGAATTAGCTAATATCGCAGCAGAAATTCTGGGCTTATCTTTAGAGCCTCTTGTCAAGCAACCAGCTGAACAATATCGGGAAAGAAAAAAAACAATCCAATCGGAAATTGCCCAACTTCCGGCGAGCGATACTTTTTCTGCTAGCTTTTCGATGCCAGAAAATCAAAGAGCGACGGAAATTGCATCTTTACAATCTGCTGTCACGGGACTCTGGGAAAAATTCAAAGACAAAATTATTGCTAGGCTGGTAGCTCTCGAACAAGCTAGTGCTGCTTTATTAATCGGAAATTTACCTGAAGAATTACGCCAAGAAGCGATCCGAGAAGCTCATAAATTAGCTGGTTCTTTAGGTACTTTTGGTTTTGCAGAAGGCTCATCCATAGCGCGAGAAGTCGAAGAATTATTACAAATAGAAAGTTTAAGAACGGACAATTTAGATGGGAAAAAATTAACTGATGAAGTTGTTGATAGTAGATTTTCTCCCGCTCATTATTCGATAGCGGTTCGCCTTCATAATTTGGTAGTTGAATTGCATCAACACTTAGAGAACGCTTCTGGTGAAAAAATTCCGGTTGCTAATTCAGTTGCTCGGCAACCTGTTTTATTTGCCAATCAGCAACCCCGGTTATTAATCGTAGAAGAGGATATAGAATTAGCCCAACGTTTAGTGATGGAAGCAGCTGCTTGGGGAATCCACGCTGACAGAGTGAAGGATTTGGTTGCCGCAAAAAACACGATTCAAAACGCTCATCCAGACTTAGTTTTGCTGGATTTGTGTTTTAGCGATTCATTTCAGGATGGGCTGGCTCTTTTGAAGGAACTGTCGAGGGAAAGTTTGCCGGTACCGGCGATCGTTCTGACATCGCGAGATAGTTTAACCGATCGCGTAGAAGTCGCGCGTTTGGGTGGTTGTGCTTTTTTACGAAAGCCAATTCAACCGACTCAAATCATGGAAGCCGTGAATCAAGTGTTAGAGCAAAGTCGTCGCAAAGATTTGAAAGTGATGGCAGTAGATGACGATCCGCAAATTTTGACTAGCTTGGAAACTTTGTTGCAACCTTGGGGACTTAAATTAATTACGATTAACGACTCGCGGATGTTATGGGATACTCTAGAAGCTACCGCGCCGGATTTGCTGGTTTTGGATGTGGATATGCCGCACATTAACGGTATCGAACTTTGCCAAGTGATCCGAAATGACCCTAAATGGAATAGCTTACCCGTTCTTTTTTTATCTGGTCGTCGGGATGCCGATACGATCGAGCGAGTTTACGGGGTGGGGGCTGATGATTATTTGCACAAGCCAATTGCCGGTGAAGAATTAGTGACTCGCATTTTTAATCGTTTGCAGCGCATCCAAGTTTTGCGAAGTATTGCTGAAACGGATATTTTGACTGGGATTGCCAATCGGCTGAAGTCAACTAAAGATGTGGAGCGGTTATTGAAGTTGGCAAACCGTCATCGGCAACAGTTTTGCTTTGCTGTATTGATTTTAGATTCGGTTGGGGAAGCCGATCTCCTCGAATATAAAATTTTACAACGGTTTGGCAAATTGTTGATGCACCATTTCCGGGCGGAAGATGTGGTAGCGCGTTGGGGTTTGACGGAGTTTGTGGTTGGGATGTACGGGATTACTAAAGAAGTTGCGATCGAGCGGCTGACACAGTTAATCCCGATCTTGCACAAAGAGCCTGTAGTCCGCCCATTAGGGGAGAAATCAAAATGGCCGATCGCTTTTAGTGCTGGTGTCGTGCAGTACCCGGATGATGGTGCTGACTTGCTAGCTTTGTATCAAAATGCACATCAAGCTCTGACTCGAGCCAAAACTTCTGGAGGCGATCGGATCGGTCAGTATTCATCCTTTTAA
- a CDS encoding phosphoribosyltransferase family protein has product MSPSILFYDRDTAGRQLAEAIEIEIFRIRERGISAKPIVYALPRGGLPVAVPVALKLRCPLDAIVAKKITLPQDPELAIGAVTANGQAIWSNRWRLSPDLPDLQQALQQAQQKAQKQYERLAVYCPKVSAQGRIAIVIDDGIATGMTIAAATQALQAEKPEQVWIGTPVAPLAALEFLQQLCDRAIVLATPDRFFSVSRFYEEFNQVELEVAATLLQKVNQPPSTTDRSLHP; this is encoded by the coding sequence ATGTCACCTTCCATACTATTTTACGATCGCGATACTGCTGGCAGACAGCTAGCCGAAGCTATTGAAATAGAAATCTTCAGGATTCGAGAACGCGGAATCTCTGCAAAGCCGATCGTTTATGCGTTACCTCGCGGTGGTTTACCCGTGGCGGTACCGGTCGCGCTGAAACTGAGATGCCCTTTAGATGCGATCGTTGCCAAAAAAATTACCCTACCCCAAGACCCAGAACTGGCAATTGGTGCGGTGACGGCGAACGGACAGGCTATTTGGTCAAATCGCTGGCGATTATCGCCAGATCTTCCGGATTTACAACAAGCCCTTCAGCAAGCTCAACAGAAAGCTCAAAAGCAGTACGAAAGATTAGCCGTATATTGCCCGAAGGTTAGCGCTCAAGGTAGGATCGCGATCGTCATCGATGATGGAATTGCCACCGGGATGACCATCGCAGCTGCTACGCAAGCTTTGCAAGCTGAAAAACCAGAGCAAGTTTGGATCGGTACTCCCGTAGCGCCTTTAGCTGCGCTCGAATTCTTACAGCAATTGTGCGATCGGGCGATCGTATTGGCAACTCCCGATCGTTTCTTTAGCGTCAGCCGTTTCTATGAAGAATTCAACCAAGTCGAACTAGAAGTTGCTGCTACCTTGTTACAAAAAGTCAATCAACCACCTTCAACCACGGATCGATCCCTACATCCCTAA
- a CDS encoding carotenoid oxygenase family protein produces the protein MTTVTANPYLEGNFAPVKEETTAHDLLVIGNLPTSLNGLFLRNGPNPQFTPKGHYHWFDGDGMLHGVNISNGKASYQNRYVRTRGWQIEHDEGHAIWTGILEPIQVNNPYGGFKNTANTALVWHDNRLLALWEGGEPHQIKVPELETIGPYTYQNQLKSPFTAHPKVDAITGEMMFFGYSLIQPPYLQYSVVSADGKLLKTVPIDLPVGVMMHDFAITENYTIFMDLPLTFRPERLHRGEPGFMFESETPSRFGIVPRHGDNSNIRWFDAPSCYIFHTLNAYEENDEIVLIACRMAGTSVLGSSSSPSNSQSDIPLLYRWRFNLNTGEIKEEKLDDVPSEFPRLNEQFLGRPNRYGYTSQAAASSMPLFDGLIKYDLLNGSSQTHEFGRGRYGGEGVFVPQPGATDEDDGWLLTFVYDEVENTSELVVISAKDMASEPIARIMIPTRVPYGFHGAWISNW, from the coding sequence ATGACTACAGTAACAGCAAACCCTTATCTAGAAGGCAACTTTGCCCCAGTCAAAGAAGAGACAACAGCCCATGACCTCCTCGTAATCGGTAATTTACCCACCTCCTTAAACGGATTATTCCTTCGTAATGGCCCCAATCCACAATTTACCCCTAAAGGTCACTATCACTGGTTTGATGGCGATGGAATGTTACATGGAGTAAATATTAGTAATGGCAAAGCCTCTTATCAAAATCGCTACGTCCGAACAAGAGGATGGCAAATCGAACATGATGAGGGTCATGCGATTTGGACGGGTATTTTAGAACCAATTCAGGTAAATAATCCTTACGGGGGATTTAAAAACACCGCTAATACAGCATTAGTTTGGCATGATAATCGTCTGTTAGCCCTTTGGGAAGGGGGCGAACCCCACCAAATTAAAGTACCCGAATTAGAAACAATCGGCCCGTATACTTATCAAAACCAGCTAAAATCTCCCTTTACTGCCCATCCCAAAGTAGACGCCATAACAGGCGAAATGATGTTTTTTGGCTACTCTTTGATTCAGCCACCATACTTACAATACAGCGTAGTTTCTGCCGATGGAAAACTGTTAAAAACAGTCCCCATTGACTTACCAGTAGGGGTAATGATGCACGATTTTGCCATCACCGAAAACTACACTATATTTATGGATTTGCCTCTGACGTTTAGACCGGAAAGGCTACACAGAGGCGAACCTGGATTCATGTTTGAATCAGAGACACCTAGCCGTTTTGGTATTGTTCCTCGCCACGGAGATAATAGCAATATTCGCTGGTTCGACGCTCCATCTTGTTACATTTTCCATACTCTCAATGCCTATGAAGAAAATGATGAAATTGTACTCATCGCTTGCCGAATGGCAGGCACTTCTGTATTAGGTTCTTCCAGTTCACCAAGTAATAGTCAAAGCGATATACCTCTGTTGTATCGTTGGCGATTTAATCTCAACACTGGAGAAATAAAAGAAGAAAAATTAGATGATGTTCCCTCAGAATTTCCTCGCTTAAACGAACAATTTTTAGGTCGTCCAAATCGCTACGGCTATACCTCGCAGGCAGCAGCTAGTTCAATGCCTTTGTTCGATGGTTTAATCAAATACGACCTCCTCAATGGCAGTTCCCAAACCCATGAATTTGGCCGAGGGCGTTATGGCGGAGAAGGAGTATTTGTGCCTCAACCTGGTGCTACTGATGAAGATGATGGATGGTTGCTTACTTTTGTTTACGATGAAGTAGAAAATACATCTGAATTAGTAGTCATTAGTGCCAAAGATATGGCATCTGAACCTATTGCCAGAATTATGATTCCTACTCGCGTACCTTACGGTTTTCACGGTGCTTGGATTAGTAATTGGTGA
- a CDS encoding PAS domain S-box protein, translated as MSRKHEKMNENLQAELIKLSTINKRLEAKIKERRKNESTLQKAVEEIWELYNNAPCGYHSLDDGGKFIEINDTHLEWLGYTREEVIGKMSFTNLIMPEDWPVFDKAFAELKKNGKLQEIEFKIIRRNGTIMPVLLSARSLYDREGNFVKSHATVFDITERKQFESTLKRRDDILEAVAYTAEQLLKASNWQQSINQVLERLGRAAEASRVYIFKNKSSNDRTILTSMIYEWVERGIPPLINHPVWHNIDINCYGYDFVDKLSRGETCFGITNKLDRVLQKVLSSFDILSIAIVPIFVNQNWWGFIGFNDCWAEREWSSVGLDALQAAANLLGAAISRQESEEALRASEERFRNLVETSSDLVWEVDENTRCTYISPKIKEIFGYEPEEVLGKTLFDFMTLKEATNSKTILSSIVAIAGRKPFKSLEAKQNHKDGSQIFLETSGVPIFLPDGKFCGYRGIARDITMRKHTEEALRQRGEALRWSQERLELATVAGNVGVWDWNIQTNEIYIDTILKTQLGYTELDIENNLDSWYSLIHPEDREKVLAAINEHLQGLTEQYEIEYRRLHRDGSIRWFISRGTAIWDDNNKPYRMAGADTDITQRKQTEEELQRLSIQNELILNSAGEGIIGLDTAGNITFANPAAAKMLGYEVTELIDRPLYDRLHHSQPNAAYYQMDDSPIYIVLKDGVARNKTDELFWRKDGSNFLVEYVITPIIETLETSNNQLTEIPSEDLSGSISFPVIPSSIKGAVVTFRDISERRVVERMKDEFISVVSHELRTPLTSIRGSLGLLFSGKLGELSENGHRMLKIAVNNTDRLVRLINDILDLERMESGKIQMHKQFCDPFDLITAAVELMQGMADKAEVNLLAIAPAENKEIGSKQYNFWPNKNKNFLKKSQLPLLYADSDRLTQVLTNLLSNAIKFSPPGTAVYLSAELQTASLFPTERVEKLSSALAISHPPLILFKIKDQGRGIPSDKLESIFGRFQQVDASDSRTKGGTGLGLAICQSIVLAHGGRIWVESSVGEGSTFYFTIPIDRQ; from the coding sequence ATGTCAAGAAAACATGAAAAAATGAATGAAAATTTACAAGCGGAATTGATTAAACTCTCAACGATTAATAAAAGGTTAGAAGCTAAAATAAAAGAACGTCGAAAAAACGAATCAACTTTGCAGAAGGCAGTTGAAGAGATTTGGGAATTATATAACAATGCTCCCTGTGGTTATCATTCTTTAGACGATGGTGGTAAGTTTATTGAAATTAACGATACCCACTTGGAATGGTTGGGATATACAAGGGAAGAAGTAATTGGAAAAATGAGTTTTACTAATTTAATTATGCCGGAAGATTGGCCAGTTTTTGATAAAGCTTTTGCCGAACTTAAAAAAAATGGAAAGCTCCAAGAGATTGAATTTAAAATAATACGTAGAAACGGTACTATAATGCCTGTTTTATTAAGCGCCAGAAGTCTTTACGACCGAGAAGGAAATTTTGTAAAAAGTCATGCCACGGTTTTTGATATTACCGAACGCAAACAATTTGAATCTACCTTAAAACGTCGAGATGATATTTTAGAAGCGGTGGCTTATACGGCAGAGCAATTGTTGAAAGCATCGAACTGGCAACAAAGCATTAATCAGGTTTTAGAAAGGTTGGGGCGTGCCGCAGAAGCTAGCCGAGTTTACATTTTTAAAAACAAATCGAGCAACGATCGAACTATATTGACTAGTATGATTTATGAATGGGTTGAGAGAGGAATTCCTCCTTTAATCAATCACCCAGTCTGGCATAATATTGATATTAATTGCTATGGATATGATTTTGTTGACAAGTTGAGTCGAGGAGAAACTTGCTTTGGTATAACGAATAAACTAGATCGAGTTCTCCAAAAAGTACTAAGTTCATTTGATATTTTATCGATCGCGATCGTACCAATTTTTGTTAACCAAAATTGGTGGGGATTTATCGGATTTAATGATTGCTGGGCAGAAAGAGAATGGTCATCGGTGGGATTAGATGCTTTACAAGCAGCAGCAAACCTTTTGGGGGCGGCAATTTCTCGTCAGGAATCTGAAGAAGCTCTTCGTGCTAGCGAAGAAAGATTTCGGAATTTAGTAGAGACTAGCAGTGATTTAGTCTGGGAAGTAGATGAAAATACTCGCTGTACTTATATCAGTCCTAAAATCAAAGAAATATTTGGGTACGAACCAGAAGAGGTTTTGGGCAAGACACTTTTTGATTTTATGACCTTAAAAGAAGCTACTAATTCAAAAACTATTTTAAGTTCTATAGTGGCGATCGCAGGGAGGAAACCATTCAAATCTTTGGAGGCTAAACAAAATCATAAAGATGGTTCTCAAATTTTTCTAGAAACTAGTGGAGTGCCGATTTTTTTACCTGATGGAAAGTTTTGCGGGTATCGCGGAATCGCTCGCGATATCACGATGCGTAAGCACACGGAGGAAGCATTAAGACAAAGAGGAGAAGCATTGCGGTGGAGTCAAGAGAGGTTAGAGCTAGCCACTGTGGCGGGAAATGTGGGAGTATGGGATTGGAATATTCAAACTAATGAAATATATATAGATACTATTCTTAAAACTCAGTTAGGTTATACGGAACTTGATATTGAAAATAATTTAGATAGTTGGTACTCTTTAATCCATCCCGAAGATCGAGAAAAGGTGTTGGCGGCAATTAATGAGCATTTGCAAGGTTTGACGGAGCAATATGAAATCGAGTATCGCAGATTACATAGAGATGGTAGCATTCGATGGTTTATTTCTCGCGGTACGGCAATTTGGGATGACAACAACAAACCTTATCGGATGGCGGGTGCAGATACTGACATTACCCAACGCAAGCAAACGGAAGAAGAGTTGCAGCGCCTCAGTATCCAAAACGAGTTAATTCTGAATTCAGCAGGAGAAGGAATTATTGGTTTAGATACTGCTGGAAACATCACTTTTGCTAATCCGGCGGCTGCCAAAATGCTCGGCTATGAAGTAACTGAATTAATCGATCGCCCTTTATACGATCGCTTACATCATTCTCAACCAAATGCCGCTTATTATCAAATGGATGATTCGCCAATTTATATCGTCTTGAAAGATGGGGTTGCTCGCAACAAAACAGACGAACTATTTTGGCGTAAAGACGGCTCGAATTTTTTAGTAGAGTATGTAATTACACCGATTATCGAAACATTAGAAACTAGTAATAATCAATTAACTGAAATTCCCTCAGAGGATTTGTCTGGATCTATTTCTTTTCCAGTCATTCCCTCTTCTATTAAAGGTGCGGTTGTTACGTTTAGAGATATTAGCGAACGGCGAGTAGTCGAACGGATGAAAGATGAGTTTATTTCCGTGGTTTCTCACGAACTGCGAACTCCATTAACTTCGATTCGAGGTTCTCTAGGTTTATTGTTTTCTGGCAAATTAGGAGAATTGTCAGAAAACGGACATCGAATGTTGAAAATTGCCGTTAATAATACAGACCGCTTGGTGCGTTTAATTAATGACATTCTAGATTTGGAAAGAATGGAATCGGGTAAGATACAAATGCACAAGCAATTTTGCGATCCTTTTGATTTAATTACAGCAGCAGTCGAACTAATGCAAGGGATGGCTGATAAAGCCGAGGTAAATTTATTAGCGATCGCCCCCGCAGAAAACAAAGAAATTGGTAGTAAACAATACAATTTTTGGCCAAATAAAAATAAAAATTTTCTTAAGAAAAGTCAGTTACCTCTATTGTATGCAGACAGCGATCGTTTGACCCAAGTTTTGACTAACTTGCTGAGCAATGCGATCAAATTTTCCCCGCCCGGTACTGCCGTTTACTTAAGTGCTGAACTACAAACAGCTAGCTTGTTTCCTACAGAGAGAGTAGAAAAATTATCTTCTGCTCTTGCCATTTCTCATCCGCCGCTTATATTATTCAAAATAAAAGACCAAGGACGAGGGATTCCATCTGATAAACTAGAATCTATATTCGGTCGCTTTCAACAAGTAGATGCTTCTGATTCCCGCACCAAAGGAGGTACAGGACTAGGGTTAGCCATTTGTCAGAGTATAGTGCTAGCGCACGGAGGAAGAATTTGGGTGGAAAGTAGTGTTGGTGAAGGAAGCACTTTCTACTTTACTATCCCGATCGATCGTCAGTAA
- a CDS encoding response regulator encodes MAKRILVIDDEDDIREVAQLCLETVGGWEVITAASGSEGLLLASSEAPDAILLDVMMPDMDGPSTFQKLQANRATQHIPVILLTAKVQASEQRRFANLGVKAVFVKPFDPMKLPIQLAETLEWEF; translated from the coding sequence ATGGCCAAGCGAATTTTAGTTATTGATGATGAGGACGATATCCGAGAAGTTGCCCAGCTTTGCTTAGAAACCGTAGGCGGCTGGGAAGTAATTACGGCGGCGTCTGGTAGTGAAGGATTGCTATTAGCCTCATCTGAAGCACCTGATGCGATTCTTCTCGATGTGATGATGCCAGATATGGATGGCCCTAGCACGTTTCAAAAGTTACAGGCAAATCGAGCAACTCAACATATTCCGGTAATTTTATTAACTGCGAAAGTACAGGCGTCAGAACAGCGCAGGTTTGCCAATTTAGGGGTAAAAGCCGTGTTTGTGAAACCTTTCGATCCGATGAAGTTGCCAATACAATTGGCAGAAACTCTGGAATGGGAATTTTAG
- a CDS encoding EAL domain-containing protein, with amino-acid sequence MKNIQVEAQISNCQDYKSSALESPSADELAALVSYELRTPLTSIRGALGLLLSGQLGPLPKQTKRLLEIAVNNTDRLVRLTAALEKEQELHPRILNAAAMARFQIEKDLRLALERQEFKLYYQPIVHLESSQITGFEALARWQHPQRGMISPLEFIPVAEETGLIQPLGTWVLREACRQLHIWQKEFPSQTPLTMSVNISSQQLSQPHLVEQVQQILQESPVSIGSLRLEITESTIMENQVTASTVLRQLKDLGIVLYIDDFGTGYSSLSRLHELPIDVMKIDRSFIKQKKWDIIWAMMILAYSLGLEVIAEGLETEEEITSMKNLGCNLGQGYFYSQPIDSQAAAALIIR; translated from the coding sequence ATGAAAAATATACAAGTAGAAGCTCAAATTAGCAACTGCCAAGATTACAAATCATCTGCCTTGGAATCTCCCAGTGCAGACGAACTTGCTGCTCTTGTCAGTTACGAACTCCGCACGCCGTTAACCTCAATTCGGGGTGCTTTAGGGCTTTTGTTGAGCGGTCAACTTGGCCCATTACCCAAACAAACTAAACGATTGCTAGAAATTGCTGTTAATAATACAGATCGCTTAGTACGCCTCACAGCAGCTTTAGAAAAAGAACAGGAACTGCACCCACGCATTCTCAACGCTGCGGCAATGGCGCGGTTTCAAATTGAAAAAGATTTGCGCTTGGCATTAGAACGGCAAGAATTCAAACTTTATTACCAACCGATCGTACACTTGGAAAGCAGCCAAATTACCGGGTTCGAGGCGCTAGCTAGGTGGCAGCATCCTCAGCGGGGAATGATTTCCCCGCTAGAATTTATTCCCGTCGCTGAAGAAACCGGACTGATTCAACCTTTAGGAACGTGGGTGTTGAGGGAAGCTTGCCGTCAATTACATATTTGGCAAAAAGAATTTCCTTCTCAGACGCCATTAACCATGAGCGTTAACATATCCAGCCAACAATTATCTCAACCCCATTTAGTTGAGCAAGTACAACAAATTTTGCAAGAAAGTCCGGTTTCCATTGGTAGTTTAAGGCTGGAAATTACCGAAAGTACGATTATGGAAAATCAAGTAACGGCAAGTACTGTTCTTCGTCAATTAAAAGATTTAGGTATCGTTTTATATATAGATGATTTTGGTACTGGTTACTCTTCATTAAGCCGTTTACATGAATTACCTATAGATGTAATGAAGATCGATCGCTCATTTATTAAACAGAAAAAATGGGACATTATTTGGGCAATGATGATTTTGGCTTATAGCCTGGGTCTAGAAGTAATTGCTGAAGGCTTGGAGACAGAAGAAGAAATTACTTCTATGAAGAATTTAGGATGTAATTTAGGGCAAGGATATTTTTATTCTCAACCTATAGATTCTCAAGCAGCAGCAGCTTTAATTATTCGTTAA